From the genome of Peromyscus maniculatus bairdii isolate BWxNUB_F1_BW_parent chromosome 19, HU_Pman_BW_mat_3.1, whole genome shotgun sequence:
aagccCTGTTCATTATTcttaataatgattttaaaaaagtagagcatggggtctggagagatggctcagcagttaatagcactggctgctcttctagaggacctaggttcaattcccagcacccacagagcagctcataactgtctgtaattacagttccaggggattcaacaccctcccacagacaaaagtgcaggcaaaacaccaatgcacataaaatcaaaataaataaataaatcatttaaaaaaaaagtagaacctGGTCATTAAACAaaggaaagctgggcatggtagctcatgcctataatcccagcatttgggaagttgagcaggaggatttcaaggtcagcctgggctacatgttgaCAAGAGGGAAACCCTGTCATAAACAACCAAacccaccaccacaaccacataactaaataaacagatagataacCACTTTCTGAGACTGCAGTGGAAATAAAAGGCTGGCCACACCCCTCTCCAGGCCACACTCCTCCCCACAGTGGATTGGACGACTTTGGAGTTTGTATGCATGATGGATGATGGACACAGAGACAGCACAGGGGTGACTTTGGGGCATCCCTACCTGTATGGGGGTCCAGCAGGCTTGACAGCTCTTCTTCTAGAAGTCGCTTCACAGAAAGGTCCTCCTCAGGGCCTAGGGGGCCTTCTTCCAGGTCAGGTTCTGCTGGGCCACCAGGCCTGACACCTGGGCCATCTGTGTCTGGGATGGCAGCCCTGTGGAGAAGCCAACCGGATTTCAGCTGAGGATTTCTCACATAACTGTCTGCTCACGGCATCTAGATCATCCGTCACCTATACAGGGAACTGGGGCGTAGCCTGATGTAGAGAGTTGGGAGTGAACTGGGTCTTGATTCCCAgtcttcctgctgtctgtttcCTCTGCTATGAAATGGGAGTCATAAGTAGTAACTCTCACAGGGTTTTGTAAGTGAGACCTCATAGGTAAAAGGTTTAGCATGGTGCCCTGCAACAGTCTACACAGTAGGCACACGGAAGAGAAACGAAGCCGGTGGTAGTGTTGCTCACTATTGTCTCTCCCTCGCACCTTCGATGGGGATGGCACAGAGTGGCATTTAGTAAACTTCTTCAGTCAACGTGGTCATCTACCCAGAACCAGCCcctgatctcactctgtggaccaggctggcctcgaactcacagagatccgcctggctctgccttcccgagtgctgggattaaaggcgtgcaccaccgccgccccaTGATTTTTGCCTTTCTTATTCATTGTTCACTTGTCAAGTGCTCAGAGCATGGCCTGGCATCCACTTGACGAACACTATGGAATGAGTGACCCTGTCTTCCTTCCTACTAAGGCCACATCTTAGAGCAGAGGAACAGGTCTGTGGAGGGGGTGCATCTGCATGGGGCATCCTTAAACTACTCATATCTACACCTGCACCCCAGCTTCCTGGCTTACCCTGGGGCCCCTATGTCTCACTGACCCCCAAGGCCTCTGACAGTCACTCAGCATGAAGCCCATCCCTACAGGTGAAAAGTCTCCCTGAGGGGCTCGAAGTCCCATGATTCCTGCTTGATTTCTGTTGTCCTCATTCCTCACTGGGATCATTTCTGCTGCTATGAAGAGGTCAGCCAGGAAGTAGTCAGCTGGGGGTAAGGGTCACAACTATCCCAAGTCAGGCCTCATGCTACGCAAGGTAACAGGCGCTCACTCATTGGAACCCTCCAAGCCTATACAGAAGAGGCATTCCCATTTGACCACCGAGAAGATTTTTGCAGCTTGCCTGAGGTCCCCAAGGACTAAGTAACTAAGCAAGAATTCAAATCCAGACCCGTGACTCCGGAATGTGAGCTGTTAGGGCTCAGGAAAGCATGTCAAAATGTGAAGGCCTTTAAATCTGTCCCCCTGACCTCCTGTCCCAGAGCTCCACCCCCAGGCGAATAGATAGCAATCTAGAATTCCTTTCCCAAAGTAGGTCATAGAAACTAGAGCTCTTCCCAAAGCCAACCATAAAACCTAAAAGCACACTTgaattcccaccaccaccaccccacacacacactttctatgTAAGAGCTGGCAATAAAGAAATTCTCTGACTTGCCCAGCTTGATTGCAGGTTGTAAGTCCCTGGTTCCAGCAAAGCTCCTGGCCCGTGCCTGGAATCAAGGAATTGCCCAGTAGAGCAGGCCAGAAGCCACACAGATAGGCCTTGCAGGGACTCCCTCTCTGGTCTAAGTTTCAATTTGCTCATACCCTTTTTATCCAATTCTATTTTCGCGGGTGTCCCGAAACACTGAACCCAATCTTAAAAATGGGTCTTTGGATCTTCAATCTAAAGGCTTCTTCTGTATCACATAAAACAATGATTTAAAGAAACTAttatggggccagtgagatgcatGCCTCAGTGGCTAAGGGCACTTGCCGGCAAACCcgaatgacctgagttcaatcccttgaACCTACatgatgaaaaagagaggaaagacacCCACATGCTACCCTccgtcctccacacacacacttcccctaCTCATatgcaaagtaaataaatgtaaaatgattttttaaatttactatgGCTTTTCTCCTGTTCACTGGTCTGTTGGTAGTTTATTTCCACAGACTCAAATGTTGAGCCTGCAGAAGGAAAATCTGCTTCTCCATGCGTAGCGAGGAATAGGATTTGATGTCCTCTTGAGGTCTCTTCAATTCCAGGGTTGCCCTCAGGGGCAGACCCTCACATCTACATCCTTATATAGCGTGTTTATaggccaagagaaagaaaggtgaaagTTACAGATTTCAAACCAATCAAGCAATCAGGGGAGATAGTCGGAGCTAGGAGATGAAGTCATTTCCTTAGCGACACTGGGACCTGTAAATATCATAAATACAGTGGCCCCAGGATGGAGCCTCCAGAGTGGGGGATGGGTGCTGTCTGCTGCATGTACCCCCTGGGCTGGGTTCACAGGGTGCTCATCTCTCCACACTCACCAAGGCTGTAGGGAGGGTGACCTAGGGGCCCAAAGGAGACTGTGCTATGGGTGCTACATGCCGTTTACCTGCTGCCGCCGCCGGGCTTGGCCAAGTATTTATTTCCTCGGTGGTTTGGTTTGGGCTGGAATTGGCCCCGATGCAGCAAGGACAGCAGCTGGGAGATTTGCTACAAGACAGGAAAAATCTGTTGACTCCACACAATTCCGACCCAGCACGCTTCCTCGCCGGATGTTTCCCTCAATGCTGgtgctttctttttatagtttttcCTCTGGCTTCAGATGCTTCTGCGATCAGATAGGGGGTTGGGGGAATGGACCTGTGTGACTGAGACAGGGACCTGGGGGAGGGTGCTTCCCGGCTTTGGCACCTCACTGCAGGCCCTGGGCAGCTGAAGGCAACAGCATGGAGACCCTTGGAACCATCCCCAGAAAGCTCATTCCCTGGAGTGACTGGTGGACTTGGAGGGTTGGAGTGAAAAGCCATTTCTGGATCATCCAGTGGGTATTTTGATAAGGATTGTCTACAAGGGTTATTTTTCCCTTTGAGCAGTATTCAAGCATTCTGGCttgaactgggggtggggggcggggataTGCAAGACTGCCTTGTGCAGGGCAGAAATGGCATCATTTAGCCAATTCACTTATTCACCCTGTCGATCAATGGACATGTATTTAAAAGCATTTCTTTGTGCCAGGCAGAACGCTTCCGTGGGACTTGTAAGAATGAGAAAGGGACCCCCTGTTGTCTTTGGAAGTTCATGGTTCACAAGGAAGGCAGGGAAGAGGTACAGAGACTGCACCGGGGTCACAACTATCCATTTACTTTCTTGTCTTTGgaaacaggatcttgctatgctgggcaggctatccttgaactctcGTCTTAGCCTCCCGAGGGCCTGCGCCACCAAACCCGGCTTTCAAGCAATTCAACAAATGTTTGTTTGAATTCTGGCTCTGTGCCAGGAACTCCTGCTGAGACCTAAGGCTCCCCAGGAATTCCGCCAGAGACTGGAAGGTCTGGACATTCAGTGAAGACAGCTTCTGTTGAGGGTTCTCAAAGACTAGGAAAAACGGTAGCGTTTCAGAAAGACGGGCGGAGTGGGGATTGCCTAGATGTGGGTCCTGCACCCCAAGGtcctggagggagaggaagcagagccAACCTCGGCCGACTCAGCTCTCCTTCGTGGGCACTAGCTTGAGAACTTTCAGGCAGGTTTTGAGACCTACTGAGACGGCAGCTTCGTCATCTCTCAGTCTCTGAAGTGGGTTTGAATTCTCCACAGCATTGTCAGTGTTAATGAGAAAAAATTGATACTAAGACTCAGGGATGTTACCTCAAAAATGCTGCTTCTGGGCGGCCAGAACTAGGCTTGCACGGTGACTTTGGGAGAGTCAAGGACCTGCCTCAGGTAGATTCGGCCTCCTCACCAGGCCCAGTAGCCCTTAAAAGGCAGGCCCCTGTTACCTTTCACCCAAGCAACACTAGGTAAGTACAACCCGAAGGCCAAGGCCAGCGCTGCATCCTCACATTCAGAGTCACTTCACAGTTGGAACCCAATCTCTGGAGTTGGATTTAGGTTCACACTCTAAGTCTGTCCCCACCTTACCTCCCATCTTCCTGGCCCTAGAAAATCGCTTATGgattctgagcctcagtttccttcagtAGCAGGGGAATAATAACGACACTGAGGTCACATGGTGATTGAGGTGCATGAATCACGTGTTGATAGAAACCCAGGTAGCACTTAGTAATTACCTGGTGACAACTAATCTCATTTGCGCCACACAATAGCTGCAGGAAGGTGTTACCATCCCACGCATTTTGTAGATATGGAACCTGAGGTTCACAGCCCTCGCAGAGACAAggcctgggacttgaactcaggtctgacTTTATTGTGCGGCTGAACTCTCACAAAGACCTGGACATCTTACTCTCGACCTCCAGTTGATTCCAAATGGGTGTTACTTCCTTTCCAGTGTGTCATGTAGAGCGTCTGCTCTCTCCTGTCATGTCCAGTGGCACAGCCTAAGAGTTCATCCTAAAAGCAGCTggtggatgaatgagtgaatgaatgaagtagTAGGCTGTAGTTCCCTCTGGGTTTGCAGGGAGCCCCAGGGTGAAATTCCTAAGAGAATAGCTAAACCACCTCCAAGTGGCTTCCTAGGAAGGAAGCTGTGTCCCTGATCCATGAGAAACCTGAGCTGATTGTCTGGCCCAACAGAAGTATGTCTCTGACACACAGCCTTGCATGGTGAAAGCCCCCCCAGACGTCAGAGAAGCAGTTAGGGGTAACTTAAGCACCGTCCCTGAAAAGACCTCCCGTTTGTGTTTAGTAAATCCCAAGACATGAACCACATTACCACTCAAAATCCCATTAATCCTCCCCTCCAGGGCAATGGGGACCAAGTGAGTTTGACTTCGTAATTCCCgttttgtagatgaagaaaatgagactCCACTGTTAAAGGTCATTCCCTACATTCTCTGGTTCTAAGTGGCCGTGTTTGAAGTGGGATCTGCCTCACTCGACGGTGGTTCCCACTGTCTCCCCAGCTGGTAAACTTTGGGGTCTCAAGCAAGTCCCTTTGGGGGGGGTCACCTAGACCTGACTGTTTCATGGGGGGAAGGGGGCGGTTGCCTAGACAAGATGAGCAGGTTGAGAGCAGGGATGGAGAGGTGCTTTGTGGAGGTGGTGGCAATCATTTGCTGAGCATACACTACGTACGGGCCAGGCAGACGCAGCTGGCCAGACGCCGCTGCCATGGAtcggttcattttgtttttaatgcggTCTTGGGAGGCGCGTGCTGCTAAAGTGGGTACCTCTAACTACAAGCTGAGTGACTTCTCCATGAGCCACAGGTGGAAAGAGGTGGAGCCAGGATGTGAACCCAGGCAACCTTACCCCCAAGTTTTTACTCCAGTCATGAGTAGTACTTTACAGGAATTAACTGGTCTGGTCCTCAGGACAACTCTGCAAGGCACACACTTCTCACTACCGTTCCTAATTCACcatcaaggaaactgaggctcggaaACGTAATTAGTCCAGGATCACGAAGCTACAAACTGTTGATCCCAGCTACTGTGCCCTTTAGTGCTGGATCACAATGTGCTGGCTGAGTCTAAGGGTGAATATGGGAAACAAGGGTGTCTAATGCTCTCGGCGGTGTTctgggggaggcgggggggggggggggggcggtggccAGAAAAAGAGCTGCCCATGCCAGAGGTACCTGGACAGGAGGAGAATCCCCAGCAAACTCCTCCACGGGGTTCCGTTCCGCGAAAGCAGCCACAGATAGCCGGACCAGGCTCCTCAGAATCTGGTGAGGACCGGACTCTCCCTCAGGAGACACTTTGCCGTTGAGATTTCGCTGCCGCCTCAGGGTTGCGGAGGAGGCTGGTGGGGTCTGTGGGGCCTTCTCACTGCCCTGGTCTCCAGCCAGCCTCCCTGTGGGGCTGCCGGGTACCTTCAGAGGCCTTGAGTGTGGCTGGCCTAGGGCAGGTGGGGACTCAGGAAGGCTTAGGTTTTCTCTGGAGGCGTTCCTCTGCCTGGGATGGTTGAAAAGAAAGTTGAAGGTATCCTGGAGTACCTCCTGGCTCTCTGCCAGTGCCCCCTGGTTGCCTTGGTTACGCAGGGTCCTGTAGAGGGTTGGCGTGAGGTGGAAGGGGGCCTGCAGACAGGAGTCCCAGCCTGCTTCCGTTAGTGCCTCCTTGCTGGTATCCTTGTGAGATGACCTAACTTCATCAGCTTCGTCCTCCTGGGCCCTGAGCATAGGCACCAGGTGGATATCTGCCTTCTGAATGTGTTTCTGGGGCCTCTTGGGCTGGTGGCGGTACGAGGACTCAGCTTCGCGACAGTTGTAGGCCCCGTTATCCTTCTTCTCTGTCCGGCAGATGGACACGAACAGAGCCAAGATCAACCCGAGGATGCCCAGCAGTACAGCCAGGCAGATCATTGCCAGCACTGGTGTGCTCAGGACCCCGGGCTCATGAGCGGAGTCCCTTAGGTGGTCCACACTGGTGACAAACACGACCCTCAACAGAACTCGAGTCTGCAAGGGGGGGCTGCCGTGGTCCTCTACCACTATCCCCAGGTCCCACTGGCTCCCAATGAGGCTGCTGGCATTAGTGACGTTAATGAATAGCTGCCCCAAGGAGGGGCTGAGGACAAAGAGATGAGCCTCATTCCCACTTTGAATGCTGTAGAGGAGCTCCCCATTGGCCCCCGAGTCTGCATCTCTTGCCACAATCGTCACCAAAAGGAAAGACCAGGGGCTGTGGGTAGCCATTGGTGCTGTACCAGTAACTGCTGGATCCAAGCCACTGGGATTCTCGATGGGCAACAGAAGGTGGCCCGTGGAGGCATTTACAAGCACTGAAAGGGTGGCTTTGCCTTCACTGAGCACAGGCTGAATCACTTCTGGGGCATTATCGTTGGCATCCAAGAGGCTAACCCACACAGAGATGCTGGATTCCAGCCGGGGTCGCCCTCCATCCTCGGCTATCACCTGGAACTCAAAGCCTGCCATCTGTTCATAGTCCAGTGACGTCTGAGCAGTGACTTCTCCCGTCTCAGAGTCAATAACTACTAGGTGAGAAACGGGGGAGTCCTTGATACGGTATGACACTTTCCCATTAATGCCCAAGTCAGTGTCATGAGCTTTGATAGTAATGAGATGAATAGAGGGTGGGTTGTTTTCCCAAGTGGAGACCTCGTACTGGCTCTTCTCAAACACAGGAGCATTGTCATTGACATCACCGACCTGAATTCGGAGCTCCTGCTCAGCTGATAAGGGCTGGGGTCCTTGGTCTTGGGCAAACACCGTGAGAGTATATGTGGACCACTGCTCTCTGTCCAGTGTGGCGTTGGTGAGCAGCATGTACGTGTTACCGTTAGTCCTTTTCAGCCTGAAGTGGCCCAGCTCTTGCTTCAGCCAACAGTGGACCAGACCATTGTTTCCTGAGTCCAAGTCATTGGCACTGACAAGAGCAATGAAACTGTCCCTGGGAAGATCTTCTGACACCAGGGACATCTGGGAGGCCCATGTGACGTGGATGCTTGGAGCATTGTCATTGACATCCAGAACTTTGATGAGAACTTTGCAATGGCCAGGGATGGAGTTGGGACCCAGATCCCTTGCCTGGACATCCACCTCATAGGCAGGGTTCTTCTCATAGTCTAGGGCTTGGCGCAGAATGATCTGGCCTGTCTTGGCATCTACACCAAAGGTGTTCATCACCTCTGGGGACACATGTTTGCCAAAGAAGAACTCTACCTCCCCGTTGGGTCCTTGGTCTGGGTCCGTAGCAGTCAGGTTTATGAGGAGAGTGCCAGGAGCAGTGTCTTCTGGGATTTCTAGTGCTAGTGAACTCTCAGCAAACACCGGACTATTGTCATTGGAATCCAGGACATTGACCTTGACCACGCTGGTGCCTGACTTAGGGGGATTCCCATTGTCATAGGCAGTCAGCACCAGATCAAAAAATGAGTGGACTTCCCTGTCCAGCTCCTTCACCACCACGAGTTCTGCATGTTTGGTCTCATCAGGCCCCACAATAACATCCAGAGCAAAGTGTTCACTGTGAGACAGAGAGTAGGAATACAAGCTGTTAGGACCAGTGTCTTGATCAAGAGCCCTGTCCAAGGGGATTCGTGTGTACAGAGCAGCACTCTCCGAGATTTCCAGCTCCTGTTCACCCTTGGGAAACTGTGGCTGGTGGTCGTTGATGTCCAGGACCTGAATCTCCACATGGATCAGAGCCGAAGCCCTTATGGCCAGCACATCAAAGGACAGCAGGCAGGGATCTTGTTGCCGGCAGAGCTGCTCCCGATCCAGCCGGCTGGAAGTGCTGAGCAGGCCGTCCTCGGAGTTCATCTGAATAGGCAGTGCCTGAGGCAGCTGCAGGATCTGGAAGGCATCTCCTGCCTTCCCACGCCTCTCCTCCACTCCCGGTTCTTGGGACAGCTTCCCTATCACAGTGCCTGACGGCACTTCCTCTGTCACTTGGAATTTCACCATGACAGTGGCTACCTCTTGACAATCCCCCGAAAGGAATAAGTGGCTTCCTGGCCCCAAGAGCCCCAGCAGGAATGGCAGAAGTAGCATCTTGCTTACCACAGGGAGGGCTAGACTCAACCCAAAGCTCTTGAAAGGCAGGATACGTCCCCCAGTGGCTCCTGAATGGCTCAATCAGCCTGGATCTCCCGCTTCAGACCTGCCGGTACAACTTTGTCCCATAATTAGAAGATGCTGGAAGAAGCAGGATTCCCAGGCAAGGCCATCTCTGTGGAAAGTTATCCGAGAAGTCTCCAAACTGATGAAGTGCTAGAGGAGATTCCTGCTCCGCAGCCGCACCAGCTGGTCCACTTAGCAGTGATGGGCAGGAACCGGTCTGAGAGAGACTTGACCTAGTAAAGCGGGGGATGTAGGGATCTGACTTCCAAACAGTAACTAGGCTGGGGAAACAGAGAAGCAGCTTTTTCCTATGGAAACCCCACCTACAGGAAAAGGGAGGGCTGGGAGTTTCAATGGCAATTAGAGAAAGAGCATTTCCTGTGAGGCAGAGAAGCCTGTTGCTGAAGAGGATGAGGCCAGGGCTCCTGGGACGGGCTGGATGGGAAGGTGCTGTCCACGCAGCAGCAAGGCAGCCAATGAGGGACAGGGAGCCACTGTGTAGCCGAGTGAGCGAAGGACTTGACCTATACTGATGTCCCTCTAGGGCACATCAggctctccatctctcttcctcatcttttttttttttttttttttttttttttgccttcttcCCCCATTCTCCTACCTTCTAGAAGCCCCTGTCTTTTTCTTATACTTGTTGGACTCTCCGCCTCAACTTTGCCCCCAAGTTTGTCTCTCTGGGAAGCAGCTATTATTAGTAGAAAAGCCACACAAGCTAAAATGGCATGGGTTCGAATTCTGACTTTGCAACTTATCAGCTGGGTTTTCTGGAACGAATGACTGACCTCCCTGAGCATCTACTCCTTCATCTTCAAAGTGAGGTGGGGAGCAGAATAGTTGTCCTCCCTGCAGGAAATGGTGAGGATTGGATAAAACGATGTAGAAAATCCCTTGGCCCGGTTCTGGTCCCAAATCACAAACAATAATGTTGTTTGGGTGAGGGTATTGTCGTTGACACAGCTCATTCCGCCTGTGGTTGGAGCTCTCACATTGGCCACTGGGTAGTTTTTGCTCACGTTGACCCCCTGAGGGTGCCAAAGGCTCTACCAGAAGCTGTAAGGAAGGACCTGTATGATCGGACTTCAGGgctcccttccccccttcccttcctgagaTCCTTGGGATCCATTGTTCTCTGCATCTGGTCCAACCTGAGTCCCTGTCTGGGGAACCCCCagcctctcttcctctgtctcgaACTTTTCACACTTCCTTCTCCCacaccttcctctccctttcatctgtctttccccctcttcctccaatTCTTCTCACCACACTTTTGTTTATGAGAGCCCTGTGAACGGCAGCTGCCTTGCCTCCCAGCCCTGGACTTAAGGTGAGTTCTCCCTCCTGCTCACCGTCTCACTTAGGCGAGGTGCAGGAAGCCAGAGGGGTGGGCGGTCTGCTTCCGTGGCCTTGTGGcttctgtgttcttccttctgTTGCCTCCATCCGTCTTctaggtttattctgcagatctGTGGAGCATTGGAAATGCTGGAAATGAAGATCAACTTCCCAAAGATGGGTGTCTACTGCTGAGTCCTTGGGGCCAGAGATGCCCCATTTGGACACAGTGACGCCACTCGGGGCTTGTTGGCATGGAGATCCATGGCAGTCGGGCTTGGAGTGGCTGAGGGGTAGCCACATGCActccctctcctctgtcctttctttccttccatcctggAGTTTGCTCAACCATCTCACTGAGTCCACTAAGCCACGGCAGGGGTCCTGAGTCTACAGGGCCATTTCCTAGGGTACAGCTTTAGGACCACCAGACCCTCACAGACTTAGAACACCAATGACTGAGGGAGTCCCTGAGCCCTAGCCTCCTTCTCTGAGAGTGTGGCTGTCATCTATCTTATAAGTTTACAGTAAGGACCAAAAAAGTGATACATATGGAGGCCTAAGTGTGGGGTCTGGCAGAGATCATTCAGCAGGTAGGGTccaccattttctctttctcatcttgCAGGTTTAATGGCGCACATGCAAATGTGAAATCAGTCATGaatttacctttctgcttttgtttccttgtttatttttttcttcctttgtctggTCTCTCTTAGCTCTGGGTGAGCAAGATACAGCCTATACTACAAGGGGGGCCGAGCGGTTCCCCTCAGAGCACAGTAACACAGTGGACGCCCATTGTCCTCTGGTGACAGCCTACTTGATGACCTCACTGTCTGACCCTCATTCATCCCACCACTGCACCAGGCAGTAAAGAGACCGAGACCCCCAAGGGCTTACGGTCATTGCGGAAGtaggggaaaagaaaaagtgagcCCAGTGTAGTCACTGTGGACTGTGGCCTgggaggtggcggcggcggcggcagcagagCCTCCAGGCAGGAGCTCAGTGATCCCTGATGGACGGGAGTAGTTCACTAGGgcaagagaaagaacagagaaaggcaAAGCAGGCCAAAGACACAGACTGTGCAGACTCCAAAGTGGACAAGCtgcttccttctgctgcatctGGGGGGTCTATGTGGTACAGAAGGAGGAAGATGGAACCAGGGTCACTGGATGATGAAAGTCCTGGGTCCCCACAGGAAGGACCTAAAACTTATTCTGGAGGCCACAGGAGCTTTGGGAAGGCACAAAGCAGGACGATGAGATCAATGATTTGCCAGCCTCTGTCCTGAGCGATTTACCCATGTCCTCTCgtgcccttccccaccccactgccCCCTGCCCCAAGG
Proteins encoded in this window:
- the Pcdh12 gene encoding protocadherin-12 codes for the protein MLLLPFLLGLLGPGSHLFLSGDCQEVATVMVKFQVTEEVPSGTVIGKLSQEPGVEERRGKAGDAFQILQLPQALPIQMNSEDGLLSTSSRLDREQLCRQQDPCLLSFDVLAIRASALIHVEIQVLDINDHQPQFPKGEQELEISESAALYTRIPLDRALDQDTGPNSLYSYSLSHSEHFALDVIVGPDETKHAELVVVKELDREVHSFFDLVLTAYDNGNPPKSGTSVVKVNVLDSNDNSPVFAESSLALEIPEDTAPGTLLINLTATDPDQGPNGEVEFFFGKHVSPEVMNTFGVDAKTGQIILRQALDYEKNPAYEVDVQARDLGPNSIPGHCKVLIKVLDVNDNAPSIHVTWASQMSLVSEDLPRDSFIALVSANDLDSGNNGLVHCWLKQELGHFRLKRTNGNTYMLLTNATLDREQWSTYTLTVFAQDQGPQPLSAEQELRIQVGDVNDNAPVFEKSQYEVSTWENNPPSIHLITIKAHDTDLGINGKVSYRIKDSPVSHLVVIDSETGEVTAQTSLDYEQMAGFEFQVIAEDGGRPRLESSISVWVSLLDANDNAPEVIQPVLSEGKATLSVLVNASTGHLLLPIENPSGLDPAVTGTAPMATHSPWSFLLVTIVARDADSGANGELLYSIQSGNEAHLFVLSPSLGQLFINVTNASSLIGSQWDLGIVVEDHGSPPLQTRVLLRVVFVTSVDHLRDSAHEPGVLSTPVLAMICLAVLLGILGLILALFVSICRTEKKDNGAYNCREAESSYRHQPKRPQKHIQKADIHLVPMLRAQEDEADEVRSSHKDTSKEALTEAGWDSCLQAPFHLTPTLYRTLRNQGNQGALAESQEVLQDTFNFLFNHPRQRNASRENLSLPESPPALGQPHSRPLKVPGSPTGRLAGDQGSEKAPQTPPASSATLRRQRNLNGKVSPEGESGPHQILRSLVRLSVAAFAERNPVEEFAGDSPPVQQISQLLSLLHRGQFQPKPNHRGNKYLAKPGGGSRAAIPDTDGPGVRPGGPAEPDLEEGPLGPEEDLSVKRLLEEELSSLLDPHTGLALDKLSPPDPAWMARLSLPLTTNYRDNLSSPDAAASEEPRTFQTFGKTAGPGPELSPTGTRLASTFVSEMSSLLEMLLGQHTVPVEAASAALRRLSVCGRTLSLDLATSGASGSEAQLSRKKAADNRRDCGRNL